One window from the genome of Sulfurihydrogenibium sp. encodes:
- the recJ gene encoding single-stranded-DNA-specific exonuclease RecJ encodes MEVGISGYQWIDLSKTNPAPDFLVKKYGKIFAQVLYNRRDLFDKDFSQDYILPELKNLVNPSYFYSLEEIALKLAEHIKRKTPIVVYGDYDADGITSTSLLINFFRDLGVNAKYYIPSRFSEGYGLNKEAIKKLSQHGKVLIVCDSGTNAFDELFYAKSLGFEVFVLDHHEPSHLWQNYTPPFLSEKINIINPKFYSDKLINPLFKHLATVGIAFYLIAIIRRLLNIDIKLRDYLDIVAIGTVADVVPMSFINRVMVKIGLEELNKQKRAGIKELLNVARVKKELTSQDIGFIIGPRINASGRLADARNSVKLLITRDQSRANVLAIELENLNKKRQRLTDNVISEAEKELQKQDLKNVIVIGKEGWHSGVVGIAAGKLTEKYKLPSVILSVNNGKAVGSARSVSKVNIYKALDKCRDLFDKFGGHSMAAGMSLKTNLIPELKERLNQAVEEVAEEKPWAVKEIDMEVPMSYWTTEKVKEIYTLQPFGEKNPIPKFLARNLKIEFFTNPAKNLLILNLKDENKNIFNAKSWKAKELLDKLSVGMVIDIVYTPEINYYKGFENLDFVIDDLKIVK; translated from the coding sequence ATGGAAGTAGGAATTTCAGGCTATCAGTGGATAGATTTATCAAAAACAAACCCAGCACCGGACTTTTTAGTAAAAAAGTACGGAAAAATATTTGCACAGGTTTTATACAATAGAAGAGACCTATTTGATAAAGATTTTTCTCAAGATTACATCCTTCCAGAATTAAAAAATCTTGTAAATCCTTCTTACTTTTACAGTCTTGAAGAGATAGCTTTAAAACTTGCAGAGCATATCAAAAGAAAAACCCCAATCGTTGTATATGGAGATTACGATGCAGACGGTATCACAAGCACATCATTACTTATAAACTTTTTCAGAGATTTGGGCGTAAATGCAAAATATTACATTCCAAGCAGATTTTCAGAAGGTTATGGGCTAAATAAAGAAGCAATTAAAAAACTATCTCAGCATGGCAAAGTATTAATCGTATGTGATAGCGGAACCAATGCTTTTGATGAGCTATTCTATGCAAAAAGCTTAGGATTTGAAGTGTTTGTTTTGGACCATCACGAACCTTCCCATCTTTGGCAAAACTACACACCACCATTTTTAAGTGAAAAAATAAATATCATAAATCCAAAATTTTATTCAGACAAGCTGATAAATCCACTTTTTAAACATTTAGCAACGGTAGGAATAGCGTTTTACTTGATAGCGATTATAAGAAGACTTTTAAACATTGATATAAAGCTTAGAGATTATTTAGATATTGTGGCAATAGGAACTGTAGCAGACGTTGTTCCTATGTCTTTTATAAATAGAGTTATGGTAAAGATCGGTCTTGAAGAGTTAAATAAGCAAAAAAGAGCTGGAATTAAAGAGCTTTTAAACGTTGCACGGGTAAAAAAAGAGTTAACATCTCAGGATATAGGCTTTATAATAGGACCAAGGATTAATGCATCGGGAAGATTAGCAGATGCTAGAAATTCTGTAAAGCTTTTAATCACGAGAGACCAATCAAGAGCAAATGTATTGGCAATAGAACTTGAAAATCTAAATAAAAAAAGACAAAGACTTACAGACAATGTAATATCTGAAGCAGAAAAAGAGTTGCAAAAGCAAGATCTAAAAAACGTGATAGTAATAGGAAAGGAAGGTTGGCACAGCGGAGTAGTTGGAATAGCGGCAGGAAAATTAACAGAAAAGTATAAATTACCCTCTGTGATTTTATCTGTAAACAACGGAAAAGCAGTAGGTTCAGCAAGAAGCGTTTCAAAAGTAAATATATACAAAGCCTTAGATAAATGTAGAGATTTATTCGATAAATTCGGTGGACATTCAATGGCAGCTGGAATGTCTTTAAAAACAAATTTGATACCTGAATTAAAAGAAAGATTAAACCAAGCAGTTGAAGAGGTTGCAGAAGAAAAACCATGGGCAGTTAAAGAGATAGACATGGAAGTTCCGATGTCTTATTGGACTACTGAAAAAGTTAAAGAAATTTATACCTTACAACCATTTGGAGAGAAAAACCCTATACCGAAGTTCTTGGCAAGAAATTTAAAGATTGAGTTTTTTACAAATCCGGCTAAGAATTTGCTAATTTTAAACTTAAAAGATGAGAATAAAAATATCTTTAATGCCAAAAGCTGGAAAGCCAAAGAATTATTGGATAAATTAAGCGTTGGTATGGTAATAGACATCGTCTATACTCCCGAGATTAATTATTACAAAGGTTTTGAAAATTTAGATTTTGTTATAGATGACCTAAAGATTGTTAAGTGA
- a CDS encoding glycosyltransferase: MRLLDITHFYSEKGGGIKTYIQNKIEYLKDKEDIQHTLIIPGEEDGELFLKRTKIIKIKSPYFPFNNHYRLLMNPVKLSNILEQEKPDIVEIGSPFLIPTVVNSKKESLKYKTVGFFHSNLESVVENINKIKGKIIVKKIARSYTYRTYSKLDLVIAPSYYVKNYLLDIGVQNVEVIYHGINVDFFDKIQPEEDLRQKFNIPDDKIVFIYVGRFSEDKNFDELIKIIKLLLQIQSNRFFFLLIGAGPLKDYALSSLNSNSLILDYISDREYLVKMLKMSDIFITASKTDTFGLSLIEAQACGLPVLAYNNTSFPEIVFYKEYLATDALDFVSKALKLSNNLNSLDRNLMKNFIRNEFDLNKNFDRLFKIYRKL, from the coding sequence ATGAGACTGTTAGATATAACACATTTCTACTCTGAAAAAGGGGGAGGGATTAAAACATACATCCAAAACAAAATAGAATACCTAAAAGATAAAGAGGATATTCAGCACACACTAATAATTCCAGGGGAGGAGGATGGGGAACTTTTTTTAAAAAGAACCAAAATAATTAAAATCAAATCCCCCTATTTCCCATTCAATAACCACTATAGACTTTTGATGAATCCTGTTAAACTTTCAAACATATTAGAGCAAGAAAAACCGGATATAGTAGAAATAGGCTCTCCTTTTCTAATTCCAACAGTTGTAAATTCAAAAAAAGAAAGTCTAAAATATAAAACTGTAGGCTTTTTTCATTCAAACTTAGAAAGTGTTGTTGAAAATATAAACAAAATTAAAGGAAAAATTATAGTTAAGAAAATTGCAAGGTCCTATACATATAGAACTTATTCAAAATTAGACCTTGTTATTGCTCCATCTTACTATGTTAAAAACTATCTTTTAGATATTGGCGTGCAAAATGTTGAAGTTATCTATCATGGTATAAATGTTGATTTTTTTGATAAAATTCAGCCGGAAGAAGACCTTAGACAAAAATTCAATATCCCTGATGACAAAATAGTTTTTATTTATGTGGGAAGGTTTTCGGAAGACAAAAATTTTGATGAGCTGATAAAAATTATAAAATTGCTTTTACAGATCCAATCAAATAGATTTTTCTTTTTACTCATAGGAGCCGGACCATTAAAAGATTATGCTTTAAGTAGTTTAAATAGTAATTCTTTAATTCTTGATTATATTAGCGATAGGGAATATTTAGTTAAAATGCTCAAAATGTCAGATATTTTTATTACAGCATCTAAAACCGATACTTTTGGACTATCTTTGATTGAAGCCCAAGCCTGCGGACTCCCGGTTTTAGCTTACAACAATACTTCTTTTCCGGAGATAGTGTTTTATAAAGAGTATCTTGCGACGGATGCTTTGGACTTTGTATCTAAGGCTTTAAAGTTAAGCAATAACTTAAACAGTCTTGATAGAAATTTAATGAAAAATTTTATAAGAAATGAGTTTGATTTAAATAAGAATTTTGACAGGCTTTTTAAAATTTATAGAAAGCTATAG
- a CDS encoding glycine--tRNA ligase subunit alpha, protein MTFQDIIMTLQKFWVEKGCILWQPYDIEVGAGTMNPATFLRVLGPEPWNVCYVEPSRRPKDGRYGENPNRLQHYYQFQVILKPTPENPQELYLESLQALGIDLTKHDIRFVEDDWESPTLGAWGLGWEVWLDGMEITQFTYFQQAGSLDLPEISVEITYGLERIATYLQGKDSVYDIVWAEGLTYGDIYKEAERQWSIHNFEVIDVDFLIKTFDMYEQEGYKLISLNLPIPAYDYALKCSHTFNLLDARGALSVNERARYIARVRNLARECAKAFVKHREELGYPLIKRRNDEVLSA, encoded by the coding sequence ATGACATTTCAAGATATAATTATGACTCTCCAAAAATTCTGGGTAGAAAAGGGCTGTATTCTATGGCAGCCTTATGACATAGAAGTTGGTGCTGGAACGATGAATCCGGCAACCTTTTTAAGAGTTCTTGGACCTGAACCTTGGAATGTTTGCTACGTTGAACCATCAAGAAGACCAAAAGATGGAAGATATGGAGAAAATCCAAACAGGCTTCAACATTACTATCAATTTCAAGTAATACTAAAACCAACGCCGGAAAATCCGCAAGAGTTATACCTTGAAAGCTTACAAGCTCTTGGTATAGACCTTACAAAGCATGATATTAGATTTGTTGAAGATGATTGGGAAAGTCCGACACTTGGAGCTTGGGGGCTTGGTTGGGAAGTTTGGCTTGACGGTATGGAAATAACCCAGTTTACATACTTCCAACAAGCAGGAAGCTTAGATTTACCGGAAATCAGCGTAGAAATCACCTACGGACTTGAAAGAATAGCAACCTATTTACAAGGCAAAGATAGCGTTTATGACATAGTTTGGGCAGAAGGTTTAACATACGGAGATATCTATAAAGAAGCAGAAAGACAATGGTCTATTCACAACTTTGAAGTTATAGATGTAGATTTTCTTATCAAAACCTTTGATATGTATGAACAGGAAGGATACAAACTTATATCTTTAAACTTACCTATCCCGGCTTATGATTATGCTTTAAAATGTTCGCATACATTTAACTTGCTTGATGCAAGAGGTGCATTATCTGTTAATGAGAGGGCAAGATATATTGCAAGAGTTAGAAATCTTGCAAGAGAATGTGCAAAAGCATTTGTAAAACACAGAGAAGAGCTTGGATATCCACTTATAAAAAGGAGAAATGATGAAGTCTTATCTGCTTGA
- a CDS encoding class I SAM-dependent methyltransferase: MEKGVTERIFDSVYKSYDSFLNFATFGLINKWQNQLISATDLKGYVLDIGTGTGEIVRKLREKDKECFIYAVDLSFNMLKTAKNKVFDEKIIYIRANALKLPFKNSSLDNIFFSLVFRHLPREEITKELRRVLRQYGTVSILEIGKPENNIFYKFIHFFADRLFRPIGRLIFSKEEWDYFVESIENTMKISEIKPFFNKHGFNVKFLEKRFFGLIHLIVLEKIE; encoded by the coding sequence ATGGAAAAAGGCGTAACAGAAAGGATATTTGATAGCGTTTACAAGTCTTACGACAGTTTTTTAAATTTTGCTACATTTGGACTGATTAATAAATGGCAAAACCAATTAATTTCAGCTACAGATTTAAAAGGGTATGTTTTAGATATTGGAACAGGAACGGGAGAGATAGTTAGAAAGCTTAGGGAAAAAGATAAGGAATGTTTTATCTACGCAGTTGATTTGTCTTTTAATATGCTAAAAACTGCTAAAAATAAAGTCTTTGACGAAAAAATAATTTACATTAGGGCTAATGCGTTAAAACTTCCGTTTAAAAACTCGTCTTTAGATAACATCTTCTTTTCTCTTGTATTTAGACATTTACCAAGAGAAGAGATTACCAAAGAACTTAGAAGAGTTTTAAGACAGTACGGTACAGTCTCTATTCTTGAAATCGGGAAACCAGAAAATAATATTTTTTATAAATTCATCCATTTTTTTGCAGATAGATTGTTTAGACCAATAGGAAGGCTTATCTTTTCAAAAGAAGAGTGGGATTATTTTGTAGAATCCATAGAAAATACTATGAAAATATCTGAAATAAAACCTTTTTTTAATAAACATGGATTTAATGTTAAGTTTTTAGAAAAGAGATTTTTTGGATTAATTCATTTGATAGTTTTGGAAAAAATAGAGTGA
- a CDS encoding protoglobin domain-containing protein, translated as MIENIEQIKKDFDFNHEDVERIKKLKSILEKYLDEFISRFYFFISRFPDYNQFLKNEDMIMRHKLELKNWFLDLFSGNYDESYFSKLYKIGEVHVKIGLPTHYVNAAFNFVRRFIIEKIDVEIQDRNERNLYVASIGKLLDINLDVLTLAYREEELIRYGALSKYAKILFVFAKRFSEIIDFAILGALVIVALFVFVLFGYDIYKVLFNIIPFEEGIVALLGSLLMLWAVAELMNEEIKHFKGAGFAITVFVSIALAAMIRKLLIASLSESGEKKAMELAAYSFVILVLGIVYWLIKKNKQQEV; from the coding sequence ATGATAGAAAACATAGAACAGATAAAAAAAGATTTTGATTTTAACCACGAAGACGTAGAAAGAATAAAAAAGCTAAAGTCAATTTTAGAAAAGTACTTGGATGAATTTATAAGTAGGTTCTATTTTTTTATCTCCAGATTTCCTGATTACAATCAATTTTTAAAAAATGAAGACATGATTATGAGACATAAATTAGAGTTAAAAAATTGGTTTCTGGACCTGTTTAGTGGAAACTATGATGAGAGCTACTTTTCAAAGCTATATAAAATTGGAGAAGTTCACGTAAAAATAGGGCTTCCAACCCATTATGTTAATGCTGCATTTAATTTTGTAAGAAGGTTTATCATAGAAAAAATAGATGTAGAAATTCAAGATAGAAATGAAAGAAATCTTTATGTTGCATCTATTGGAAAGCTACTTGATATAAATCTTGATGTCTTGACGTTGGCTTATAGAGAGGAAGAGTTAATTAGGTATGGAGCTTTGTCTAAATATGCGAAAATTTTATTTGTTTTCGCAAAAAGATTTTCTGAAATAATTGATTTTGCTATACTTGGTGCATTGGTTATTGTTGCTTTGTTTGTATTTGTTTTGTTTGGGTATGATATCTACAAAGTTTTATTTAATATTATTCCTTTTGAAGAAGGGATAGTTGCTTTACTTGGTAGCTTACTTATGCTTTGGGCTGTAGCGGAGTTAATGAACGAAGAAATAAAACACTTTAAAGGTGCAGGATTTGCAATAACGGTTTTTGTGAGTATTGCTTTAGCTGCAATGATTAGAAAACTTTTAATTGCTTCTTTGTCAGAAAGCGGAGAAAAGAAAGCGATGGAGCTTGCAGCTTACAGCTTTGTTATTTTGGTTCTTGGTATAGTCTATTGGCTTATAAAGAAAAATAAACAGCAAGAAGTTTAG
- a CDS encoding curli assembly protein CsgG gives MIKKILAVLILAFSVNAEECKPNLSVSKVEDIAGPYVGTIHSVKLSKSRKGECYFKVYGDKGYVTIDANNGELLKFTKKRDN, from the coding sequence ATGATTAAAAAAATTCTTGCAGTACTAATTTTAGCTTTTTCTGTAAATGCAGAAGAATGTAAGCCGAATCTAAGTGTATCTAAGGTTGAAGATATTGCAGGTCCATACGTTGGAACTATACATTCTGTAAAGTTAAGCAAATCAAGAAAAGGTGAGTGTTATTTTAAAGTTTATGGAGATAAAGGATACGTAACTATTGACGCAAACAATGGTGAGCTTTTAAAATTTACAAAGAAGAGAGATAATTGA
- the cysS gene encoding cysteine--tRNA ligase, which produces MSLKIYNTLTGKKEDFAPIKPGEVKIYTCGVTVYDYNHVGHGRSLIVFDMIRRYLRYLGYNVIFVRNFTDVDDKIINRAKNECLPFNVIADKFIKEYFDDAEKFRIEPADIEPRVTTHIPDIINFIQKLVDAGYAYEADGDVYFSVRKFKEYGKLSKRSIDELLAGARIEPGEKKKDPLDFALWKSAKAGEPYWESPWGKGRPGWHTECCAMIFKHLGETIDIHGGGLDLTFPHHENEIAQAEALTGKPFARYWIHNGLVTVNGQKMSKSLGNYITLKEIYSKYEPDILRLLVLSVHYRSPLDFSWDKMEETKKAYERLKNAIEEAEVLNKLPIEENFEGDLYNAIQKAQSGFYSAMSDDFNTPEALASLFGLVREMNILRDKAIKHGGISKKALESYKEAAKTLHDIGRDIFGLFDSLQPCVKQEEIKSKEKEESINEDLIQVLIEVREKARKEKQFTIADLIRDKLAEKGIILEDTPFGTKWKKA; this is translated from the coding sequence ATGAGTCTAAAGATATACAACACACTAACCGGAAAAAAGGAAGATTTTGCACCTATAAAGCCAGGGGAAGTTAAAATTTACACCTGTGGTGTGACGGTTTATGATTATAACCATGTAGGTCATGGTAGAAGTTTAATTGTTTTTGATATGATTAGAAGATATTTAAGATATCTTGGATACAATGTTATTTTTGTAAGAAACTTTACCGATGTGGATGACAAAATCATCAACAGAGCAAAAAATGAGTGTTTACCATTCAATGTTATTGCAGATAAATTTATAAAAGAATACTTTGATGATGCAGAAAAATTTAGAATAGAACCAGCCGACATAGAGCCAAGAGTTACAACACACATTCCTGATATTATAAATTTCATTCAAAAGCTTGTTGATGCTGGTTATGCATATGAAGCTGATGGAGATGTATATTTTTCTGTAAGAAAGTTTAAAGAGTATGGAAAGCTTTCTAAAAGAAGTATAGATGAGCTTTTAGCTGGTGCAAGAATTGAGCCGGGAGAAAAAAAGAAAGACCCGCTTGATTTTGCATTATGGAAGTCAGCAAAAGCAGGAGAGCCTTACTGGGAATCTCCATGGGGTAAAGGAAGGCCTGGTTGGCATACAGAATGCTGTGCAATGATATTTAAACATCTTGGAGAAACGATTGATATACACGGTGGTGGTTTAGATTTAACTTTTCCACACCATGAAAACGAGATAGCACAAGCAGAAGCTTTAACAGGAAAACCATTTGCAAGATACTGGATTCATAACGGCTTAGTCACTGTAAACGGACAAAAAATGTCAAAATCTCTTGGAAATTACATAACACTTAAAGAGATTTATTCTAAATACGAACCAGACATTTTAAGGTTATTAGTTTTATCTGTTCATTATAGAAGTCCATTAGATTTTTCTTGGGACAAAATGGAAGAGACTAAAAAAGCTTATGAAAGGCTTAAAAATGCAATTGAGGAGGCAGAAGTTTTAAATAAACTTCCAATAGAAGAAAACTTTGAAGGAGATTTATATAATGCCATCCAAAAAGCACAATCTGGTTTTTACTCAGCAATGAGTGATGACTTTAACACACCGGAGGCCCTTGCATCTTTATTTGGTCTTGTAAGAGAAATGAATATTTTAAGAGATAAAGCTATTAAACATGGTGGAATCTCTAAGAAAGCATTAGAATCTTACAAAGAAGCAGCGAAAACACTTCACGATATAGGAAGAGATATATTCGGACTGTTTGACAGTCTGCAACCATGCGTAAAACAAGAAGAAATTAAATCTAAAGAAAAAGAAGAGAGTATAAACGAAGACTTAATTCAAGTGCTGATAGAAGTAAGAGAAAAAGCAAGGAAGGAGAAACAGTTTACAATTGCAGACTTAATAAGAGATAAGCTGGCTGAAAAAGGAATAATCTTAGAAGATACACCATTTGGAACAAAATGGAAAAAGGCGTAA